The Chrysiogenia bacterium genome contains the following window.
CGAGCACTTCCTTGCAGTCGGCAAACTGCGGCAGGTATTTGGGATGGGCAAAGCTCGTCACCTCGATGAGCGGCACGCCGATCTCGCTGCAGCGATCGATCATCGCAATCTTCTTCTCGGTCGGCACAAACTCCGGCCGGTTCTGCAGTCCGTCGCGGCAGAAGCACTCACAGATGCGGGCGGTTTTGGGGAAGTTATTCATGCTGTGTGTCCTTCCATCACCTCAAAATCCCGGATCCGGTCGAGGCGGACCCTTGTCTCCAGGCCCGAGGCCCGGATGCGGTAGCGCAGGAACTCGGCGCCGCTCTCCACCTCGATGTCGAGGGGGTCGACATCCAGGGTGCGGCTGGGCTCGGCGACGGTCTCTTTGAGGCGCAGCCGCAGCGCCTTGCCGGTCACGATGGCGGCTTCGAGCTGGTCACTGGCCGC
Protein-coding sequences here:
- a CDS encoding hydroxymethylglutaryl-CoA lyase, whose translation is MNNFPKTARICECFCRDGLQNRPEFVPTEKKIAMIDRCSEIGVPLIEVTSFAHPKYLPQFADCKEVL
- a CDS encoding transcriptional antiterminator, Rof codes for the protein MSDYKPISCAASDQLEAAIVTGKALRLRLKETVAEPSRTLDVDPLDIEVESGAEFLRYRIRASGLETRVRLDRIRDFEVMEGHTA